The following coding sequences lie in one Fuerstiella sp. genomic window:
- a CDS encoding DEAD/DEAH box helicase has product MASTTKLDSGTPWTTAGLSLQVDRTEKSLQPTAAARSKAVETVLTKEENGFVALALNKYVLKAVIDAGYEQPTPIQSEIIPHVLAGQDVLAQSQTGSGKTAAFALPILSLIDTGKNASRNPQVLVLAPTRELAIQVSKSFSTYGAYLPGFTVTTIYGGQSYDSQFRQLKRGVNVVVGTPGRVIDHIKRGTLNLSELGCLVLDEADEMLNMGFLDDVKFVLEHTPEERQVALFSATLPAPIRTIAEKHLDNPARVTIKQKTATADSIRQRVLFVTPRNKIDALKRVLEAEETDGVIIFTKTRDATVTVADQLKREGLSTVALNGDMPQRVRERTIEQLKVGELDILVATDVAARGLDVTRVSHVINYDAPNDNESYIHRVGRTGRMGRKGEAIIFLSKSQRGRLRQIERATKQTIEVIDLPTADDINATRVKRFMQKITEAAANEDVSVFEEMIQEFAEESEIPMLKIAAALAHLGQQGRPFFVNELRQAKRDRQGCRPDHDRESQFSRGSRQSAQGFPSSGSSEAGMDRYRVSVGREDGVKPGNIVGAVANEGGIDGDAIGHIRIHSTYSTIDLPKQIPAHVLNALQKVRVAGRPLGLRLYSEDTQASRRSAVRSGGKSRRRGTFGKKESGHPKDKSGKRPFSRRTKGSGKPSHKASKDNRRKKNGR; this is encoded by the coding sequence GTGGCCTCAACAACGAAACTTGATTCCGGCACACCATGGACCACTGCTGGCCTGTCACTCCAAGTGGACCGTACAGAGAAGTCGTTACAGCCGACCGCTGCCGCAAGATCGAAGGCTGTCGAGACGGTGTTGACGAAGGAAGAAAACGGTTTTGTAGCTCTCGCACTCAACAAATATGTGCTCAAGGCTGTCATTGATGCTGGTTACGAGCAGCCAACTCCGATTCAGTCTGAGATTATCCCGCACGTTCTCGCGGGACAGGACGTCCTCGCTCAATCGCAGACAGGCAGCGGAAAGACGGCTGCATTTGCTTTGCCAATTCTATCACTGATCGACACTGGCAAGAATGCATCCCGTAACCCTCAAGTCCTTGTTTTGGCGCCGACCCGTGAGCTGGCCATTCAGGTCTCGAAATCATTCTCGACTTACGGTGCGTATCTTCCAGGATTTACAGTGACCACGATTTACGGTGGCCAGAGTTACGACTCACAGTTCCGACAGCTCAAGCGAGGTGTCAATGTGGTTGTTGGAACACCGGGACGAGTGATTGATCACATCAAACGAGGGACTCTCAACCTCAGCGAACTCGGCTGCCTGGTACTCGACGAAGCGGACGAAATGCTCAATATGGGCTTTCTGGATGATGTCAAATTCGTCCTGGAGCATACTCCCGAAGAACGCCAGGTTGCTCTGTTTTCAGCCACACTGCCAGCACCGATTCGTACGATCGCCGAAAAGCACCTCGACAATCCGGCTCGAGTTACCATCAAGCAGAAAACGGCGACTGCTGATTCCATTCGACAGCGGGTTCTATTCGTAACTCCTCGCAACAAGATCGATGCACTCAAACGCGTTCTTGAGGCAGAAGAAACCGACGGCGTTATCATCTTCACCAAGACCAGAGACGCCACCGTCACTGTCGCGGATCAGCTCAAACGTGAAGGGCTGTCCACCGTAGCACTCAACGGTGACATGCCTCAACGAGTTCGCGAACGCACGATCGAACAACTCAAAGTGGGCGAACTGGACATTCTGGTTGCAACCGATGTGGCAGCTCGCGGGCTGGATGTGACTCGAGTCAGCCATGTGATCAACTATGACGCTCCCAACGACAACGAATCTTATATTCATCGAGTTGGACGGACCGGACGAATGGGACGTAAGGGCGAAGCGATCATTTTTCTGAGCAAGTCTCAGCGAGGTCGATTGCGACAGATTGAACGAGCGACCAAGCAAACGATTGAAGTGATCGATCTGCCGACCGCGGATGATATTAACGCAACGCGGGTTAAGAGGTTCATGCAAAAAATCACGGAAGCCGCTGCGAATGAAGATGTCTCTGTATTCGAAGAAATGATTCAGGAATTCGCTGAAGAGTCAGAAATCCCAATGCTCAAGATTGCGGCCGCACTGGCTCATCTGGGTCAGCAGGGCCGTCCGTTCTTCGTCAATGAACTGCGTCAGGCAAAGAGAGACCGGCAGGGTTGTCGTCCGGATCATGATCGTGAGTCGCAATTCAGCCGGGGTTCCCGACAGTCCGCGCAGGGATTTCCTTCATCGGGATCTAGTGAAGCTGGTATGGATCGCTATCGGGTTTCTGTTGGCAGGGAGGATGGAGTCAAGCCCGGGAACATTGTTGGCGCCGTAGCAAATGAAGGTGGAATCGACGGAGACGCCATCGGCCATATCCGCATCCATTCGACATACAGTACAATTGATTTGCCGAAACAAATCCCGGCCCACGTATTGAATGCACTGCAAAAAGTTCGAGTTGCTGGTCGGCCATTGGGACTGCGCCTCTATAGCGAAGACACTCAGGCCTCCCGGCGGAGTGCAGTCCGATCTGGTGGGAAATCACGACGTCGCGGAACTTTTGGAAAGAAAGAGTCCGGACATCCAAAGGACAAATCCGGCAAGCGTCCCTTCAGTAGAAGGACGAAAGGAAGTGGCAAACCCTCGCACAAGGCGTCAAAGGACAATCGACGCAAAAAAAACGGCCGGTGA
- a CDS encoding aldose 1-epimerase family protein produces the protein MTVYTVTLLDVGEGIYADDAVIDTDSSNGRLADHDWSVSLNRMHGGLSDGIDLVQLNNGHLQLYVLPTRGMGVWKGKCGLLPLQWNSPVTTPVHPSFVDQSRSGGIGWLDGFNELICRCGLGWHGAPGTDTQYDEHGTVVCEQLLTLHGRIANIPAHRVSVEVDTDGLISIIGVVDETSVFGDRLRLTSVLSTQAGSSQFSIRDTVTNLGGTPAEVELLYHCNFGTPLLGEGASVHVAASRVTPRDSRASEGIDRWATFRGATPGFEEQVYFVSPLSDDSGRALVVLRNPDGHASLALRFDTSTLPCFTLWKNTQAVEDGYCCGLEPGSSLPNNRGFEREMGRVRTLQPGNSIEFSLQCEVAESQDQTQHFIDEVVQLQKNFDCHTEMMPVADLSPT, from the coding sequence ATGACAGTCTACACCGTGACACTCCTTGACGTTGGAGAAGGAATCTACGCTGATGATGCGGTCATTGATACAGATTCGAGTAACGGGAGGCTGGCTGATCATGACTGGAGTGTCAGCCTGAATCGAATGCACGGAGGTCTATCTGACGGAATTGATCTGGTTCAATTGAACAATGGACACCTGCAGCTATACGTTCTGCCGACACGCGGTATGGGAGTCTGGAAGGGAAAATGTGGATTGCTTCCACTCCAGTGGAATTCACCTGTCACGACTCCGGTGCATCCTTCGTTTGTCGATCAGTCCCGCAGTGGCGGTATTGGATGGCTCGATGGCTTTAATGAGCTGATTTGCCGTTGTGGATTGGGATGGCATGGAGCTCCCGGGACCGATACGCAGTATGATGAGCATGGAACCGTTGTTTGCGAGCAGCTACTGACGCTGCACGGTCGAATCGCAAATATTCCGGCACACCGGGTCTCTGTCGAAGTCGACACAGACGGGCTCATCAGTATTATCGGAGTCGTCGACGAAACGAGCGTGTTTGGAGACAGGTTGAGGCTCACTTCCGTTTTGTCTACCCAGGCAGGTTCCTCACAATTCTCCATTCGGGATACAGTTACCAATCTTGGTGGGACACCGGCTGAAGTTGAATTACTGTATCATTGCAATTTTGGAACTCCGCTGCTCGGTGAGGGGGCGTCCGTTCATGTTGCTGCGAGCCGTGTGACTCCTCGTGATTCACGCGCATCGGAAGGAATTGACCGCTGGGCAACCTTCCGCGGGGCGACTCCAGGATTTGAGGAGCAGGTCTATTTCGTCTCCCCGCTGAGCGATGACTCGGGCAGGGCACTGGTGGTTCTCAGGAACCCCGACGGTCACGCATCTTTGGCGTTACGGTTCGACACATCAACATTGCCCTGTTTTACGCTGTGGAAGAACACGCAGGCTGTTGAAGATGGCTATTGCTGTGGACTCGAACCTGGCAGCAGCCTGCCGAACAATCGGGGATTTGAGCGAGAGATGGGACGGGTACGTACGTTGCAACCCGGCAACTCGATCGAATTCAGTCTGCAGTGTGAAGTGGCGGAATCGCAGGATCAGACGCAGCATTTCATCGACGAGGTTGTACAGCTGCAAAAGAACTTCGACTGTCACACAGAGATGATGCCGGTGGCCGACCTGTCTCCCACATGA
- a CDS encoding class I SAM-dependent methyltransferase, which translates to MSEFREEVKASIYDYPRYYDLLFGSDWKAEFDFIEACFQKHCRSKVSRVFEPACGTGRLLIKLANAGYAVSGIDLNPKAIDYCNDRFDRFGHDCTAFTGDMAEFRLGRRVDAAFNTINSFRHLPTEQAAVAHLECIARNLRKGGIYILGIHLEPTKGARIQDESWIARRGHLMINSYMWSKGVDKRRRMEMLGMVLDVYTPTKHIQIEDHMEYRTYTHRQFKSLLSKVPTLRIAEKYDFAYDITNPIQINPTTEDVVFILQKH; encoded by the coding sequence GTGTCGGAGTTCAGAGAAGAAGTTAAAGCCAGTATCTACGACTACCCGCGATACTACGATCTGCTGTTTGGCTCCGACTGGAAAGCCGAATTCGATTTCATTGAAGCCTGTTTTCAAAAGCATTGTCGAAGCAAAGTCTCTCGAGTTTTTGAACCAGCCTGCGGAACAGGACGTTTGCTGATCAAACTCGCAAACGCGGGCTATGCCGTCAGTGGCATTGACCTGAATCCCAAAGCGATTGATTACTGCAATGACCGATTCGATCGTTTTGGCCACGATTGCACTGCATTTACAGGTGATATGGCTGAATTTCGCCTCGGTCGCAGGGTGGACGCGGCATTCAACACAATCAACAGCTTCCGCCATCTGCCTACCGAACAGGCAGCCGTCGCACACCTGGAGTGCATCGCACGAAATTTGCGCAAAGGAGGTATCTACATTCTTGGCATTCATCTGGAACCAACAAAAGGCGCGCGCATCCAAGACGAAAGCTGGATCGCTCGGAGAGGTCACCTGATGATTAATTCGTATATGTGGTCCAAAGGAGTCGACAAACGTCGCCGCATGGAAATGCTGGGCATGGTCCTGGATGTCTACACACCCACGAAACACATTCAGATCGAAGATCACATGGAATACCGCACATATACTCACAGGCAGTTCAAGTCACTGTTGAGCAAAGTACCGACGCTGAGAATTGCTGAAAAGTACGATTTTGCCTATGACATCACAAATCCGATCCAGATCAACCCGACCACAGAAGACGTTGTTTTCATTTTACAGAAGCACTAA
- a CDS encoding PSD1 and planctomycete cytochrome C domain-containing protein — MNAAPMEYVSKTEATQFLIAVAAFVCCLAPGPAESAETLNFSRDVRPLLSDHCFSCHGPDEEQRMADLRLDQSEDYFKDRNGHQVLDPEDPTRSTLLERITAKDPDVRMPPPDANKPLSEAETDILRRWIMSGAPMTEHWAFVPPKRHETPVPSDRDWPEGWIDDFILHRLESEGIGPSADADVVTLMRRIHFDLTGLPPSPEIVNQYAAKPGPEAYEQIVDELLESDASAERLAVYWLDLVRYADTVGYHGDQDHPISPYRDWVIDAFASNMPFDQFTREQLAGDLIPGSTTDQKIASGYNRLLQTSHEGGVQPEEYLSIYAADRIRNLSAVWMGATVGCAQCHDHKYDPYKTRDFYSLVAFFADLDEDQHFHDGNNRLPTKRAPELVVLSKRERSRLAALEENLRQVESQLVSHRNDRRLLDLKQRHSKSIRQLNESKRRTMISLAKEPRTIRVLPRGNWLDDTGEIVDPAVPEFLGTVNSAAGNRATRLDLANWLTDPAQGTGQLTARVFVNRFWHLLFGRGLAASLDDFGGQGTPPDHPELLDRLAFEFVDSKWDVRHMLKQIVMSHTYRQSSKWTSLLQQRDPENRLLARQASMRLPAEMIRDNALYVAGLLVRDVGGPSARPYQPDGYYRHLNFPKRTYSHHDDERQWRRGVYVHWQRQFLHPMLKAFDAPSREECTAQRPKSNTPLAALTLLNDPTFVEAAGAFATRILIENPTSNTSDRLRFAMLNALNRAPDTTEIQLLTELLKQSQNSFRQSGNRADQLISAGLSLPPPDIDAKELAAWTMVARAILNLDELITRN; from the coding sequence TTGAATGCTGCACCAATGGAATACGTTTCGAAAACAGAAGCGACTCAGTTCCTGATCGCTGTTGCGGCGTTCGTCTGTTGCCTGGCACCAGGTCCCGCGGAATCTGCGGAGACTCTGAACTTCAGTCGAGACGTTCGCCCATTACTGTCGGATCACTGTTTTTCCTGTCATGGGCCGGATGAGGAACAGCGAATGGCCGATCTGCGTCTGGATCAGTCTGAAGATTATTTTAAAGATCGTAACGGTCATCAGGTGTTGGATCCGGAGGATCCGACTCGCAGTACATTGCTGGAAAGAATCACAGCAAAAGACCCGGACGTCCGCATGCCGCCGCCCGATGCCAACAAGCCACTCTCCGAGGCAGAGACCGACATATTGCGACGCTGGATTATGTCCGGTGCACCAATGACCGAGCACTGGGCCTTTGTGCCACCAAAGAGACATGAAACTCCCGTTCCAAGCGACCGCGACTGGCCTGAAGGATGGATCGATGATTTTATTCTCCATCGACTGGAGTCTGAAGGCATTGGACCGTCTGCCGATGCCGATGTCGTGACCTTGATGCGAAGAATACATTTCGATCTCACCGGACTGCCACCCTCACCTGAAATCGTCAATCAGTATGCTGCGAAGCCCGGGCCGGAAGCCTACGAGCAGATTGTTGACGAACTGTTGGAATCCGACGCATCTGCCGAACGACTTGCCGTCTACTGGCTGGATCTCGTCCGCTATGCGGACACCGTAGGCTATCATGGCGATCAGGATCATCCGATCTCACCGTACAGAGACTGGGTGATTGATGCGTTTGCTTCCAACATGCCGTTTGATCAGTTTACCAGGGAACAACTGGCAGGTGACCTGATTCCCGGTTCGACCACCGACCAAAAAATCGCATCCGGCTACAACCGACTCCTGCAGACTTCGCACGAAGGTGGAGTCCAGCCTGAAGAATACCTGTCAATTTATGCGGCAGATCGAATTCGTAATTTGTCAGCCGTGTGGATGGGCGCCACGGTTGGTTGCGCACAATGCCACGACCACAAGTACGATCCGTACAAGACTCGGGATTTCTATTCTCTGGTGGCTTTTTTCGCTGACCTCGATGAGGACCAGCACTTTCATGACGGTAACAACCGCTTACCAACAAAGCGTGCTCCGGAACTCGTCGTCCTGTCAAAGCGGGAACGCAGCCGACTGGCTGCACTTGAAGAGAACTTGCGTCAGGTCGAATCTCAACTCGTCAGCCACAGGAATGATCGAAGGCTGTTGGATTTAAAACAGAGACATTCGAAGTCGATCAGACAATTGAACGAGTCTAAACGTCGTACGATGATCAGCCTTGCAAAAGAACCTCGAACAATTCGCGTCCTGCCGCGAGGGAACTGGCTGGACGACACTGGTGAAATCGTTGACCCGGCCGTTCCGGAATTTTTGGGAACGGTTAACTCTGCTGCAGGCAATCGGGCGACGCGACTGGACCTGGCTAACTGGCTCACGGATCCTGCACAGGGCACTGGTCAGCTGACAGCACGAGTGTTCGTCAATCGATTCTGGCATCTGCTGTTTGGACGGGGACTGGCCGCATCACTGGACGACTTTGGAGGCCAGGGAACACCCCCGGACCACCCTGAACTGCTGGACAGGCTGGCGTTTGAATTTGTTGACAGCAAATGGGATGTCAGACACATGCTGAAGCAGATCGTGATGAGTCATACCTATCGGCAATCTTCAAAATGGACGTCACTGTTGCAGCAGCGGGACCCGGAAAATCGGCTACTCGCTCGACAAGCCTCCATGCGACTGCCCGCTGAAATGATTCGTGACAATGCGCTGTACGTTGCAGGATTGCTTGTGCGTGATGTGGGTGGACCAAGTGCTCGTCCCTATCAGCCGGACGGATACTATCGACATCTGAATTTTCCAAAGCGCACCTACTCACATCACGATGATGAACGCCAGTGGAGACGTGGCGTATACGTTCACTGGCAACGGCAGTTTCTGCATCCAATGCTTAAGGCATTCGATGCACCCAGCAGAGAAGAATGCACTGCTCAACGGCCCAAAAGTAATACTCCGTTAGCCGCGCTCACACTACTAAACGACCCGACGTTTGTTGAAGCAGCTGGCGCATTTGCAACCAGAATACTGATTGAGAATCCAACATCCAACACCTCGGATCGTTTGCGATTTGCAATGCTCAATGCGTTAAACCGCGCACCGGATACCACGGAAATCCAGCTACTTACCGAACTGCTGAAGCAGTCTCAGAATTCCTTTCGGCAGTCGGGCAATCGGGCAGATCAGTTGATCTCTGCCGGGCTCAGCCTGCCACCACCGGACATCGACGCAAAAGAACTGGCTGCATGGACGATGGTCGCACGTGCCATTCTGAATCTCGATGAATTGATTACTCGAAACTGA
- a CDS encoding DUF1559 domain-containing protein has product MKNLLLFVMVTFMAGAGCWYAMATQQPRSAPVAPSSIVPKNTVLFLQFDGVNTHLPAIKQTAKWHAFEESGLRARVFDIAEVAASLGGPSAATLAGKALDNFHQYGMSLGIAMTSEDQPSVLSPYGVLVLHGAAELKHDLISMLSELGKSMRLDIKTYSKSGRPISIAMPSRTPLPGMELALWEEEEHLVVAAGINASDRVIAILEGTAPSVVENDLFASIRAENVFTVSQLGWFDLQTLVKSLETLPLPLLPNGQQTEIHKILEVLGLVNLQAITMSSGYHGKATWDRVNVIAPEPRKGLLALINQRKMTIEELPPLPANADTFFATTFNIAEAVDITIDTVRRGLSLMKPQGLNQFDQGLEGFNQLLGAPRDVLSSGLGDVFCVYSEPGMLPLGISPVLTASVRDREALTRSLDMLSQIPRAVPNLEGLRVRKQDKEYGTVYSVVIPNVPLAPTILVSNDWFLASMTPGAVQAHIKRRTGRLASWKPGPEHQQAMSDLPADFWSILVMDPRPEYTQLMSFVPMGLRFLETTLLPALSERSGVPVTMPFDMDNMPVPEEITEPMFPNVNVGFTNSSGATLLSRNSVPATPFGSVGSTAVVPIMAALLLPAVQQAREAARRTQSKNNLRQLALGMHNYHDAYGAFPAGTVKNERLAPEERLGWAVSILPFIEALNAYRRVDMKAGWNDQDDVVSQLTLSVYRNPSMPRDESPAGDLDYLGVAGIGPNAASLKNHDPNAGIFGYNRRTRIRDITDGTSHTMMIADSVKPNPYTQGHLTIRGFSEKPYINGPDGIGSSHSGGMQAAFADGSVRFISESIDPTVLEALATKAGGEVVGQF; this is encoded by the coding sequence ATGAAGAATTTGCTGTTGTTTGTAATGGTTACCTTCATGGCCGGTGCAGGCTGTTGGTATGCCATGGCCACACAGCAACCGAGGAGTGCACCAGTTGCGCCTTCCAGTATTGTGCCAAAGAATACGGTCCTGTTCCTTCAGTTCGACGGTGTGAATACACACCTGCCGGCGATCAAACAAACGGCCAAATGGCATGCTTTTGAAGAATCCGGACTTCGAGCACGAGTGTTCGATATCGCGGAAGTTGCGGCATCCCTCGGTGGTCCAAGTGCTGCGACTCTGGCGGGAAAGGCACTGGACAATTTCCATCAATACGGAATGTCACTCGGAATCGCAATGACCTCAGAGGACCAACCGTCGGTTCTGAGTCCCTACGGTGTGCTGGTACTCCACGGTGCCGCGGAACTCAAACACGACCTGATCTCCATGTTGTCCGAACTGGGCAAATCGATGCGCCTCGACATTAAGACCTATTCAAAATCGGGTCGTCCGATTTCGATTGCGATGCCTTCAAGGACACCACTGCCGGGCATGGAACTCGCTCTGTGGGAAGAAGAAGAGCATTTGGTCGTCGCGGCAGGAATCAACGCATCAGATCGAGTCATTGCCATACTCGAAGGGACCGCGCCGAGTGTTGTAGAGAATGATCTCTTTGCCTCAATTCGCGCAGAGAACGTATTCACGGTCAGTCAGCTCGGATGGTTTGATCTGCAAACGCTGGTGAAAAGTCTGGAGACACTTCCACTGCCACTTTTACCAAACGGACAGCAGACAGAGATCCACAAAATTCTGGAGGTACTCGGCCTGGTGAATCTGCAGGCGATCACAATGAGTTCCGGATACCATGGTAAAGCGACGTGGGATCGTGTGAATGTGATCGCACCGGAGCCCCGCAAAGGTCTCCTTGCACTCATAAATCAACGCAAGATGACAATCGAAGAACTTCCGCCACTGCCAGCGAATGCCGATACATTTTTTGCCACAACGTTCAATATCGCTGAAGCAGTCGATATCACGATTGACACGGTGCGCCGTGGGCTGTCCCTGATGAAACCGCAGGGCCTTAATCAATTCGACCAGGGACTGGAAGGGTTCAATCAGTTACTCGGTGCACCACGAGATGTGCTGTCATCCGGACTCGGCGACGTATTCTGCGTGTATTCCGAACCGGGTATGTTGCCGTTGGGCATTTCACCGGTGCTGACCGCCAGTGTCAGAGATCGCGAGGCCCTCACACGTTCGCTCGATATGTTGTCACAGATACCTCGGGCCGTTCCGAACCTGGAGGGACTGAGAGTCCGGAAGCAGGATAAAGAGTACGGGACGGTGTACTCGGTCGTCATTCCCAACGTTCCGCTGGCACCAACGATATTGGTGTCGAATGACTGGTTCCTTGCCAGCATGACTCCGGGAGCGGTTCAGGCTCATATCAAACGCCGAACAGGACGCCTGGCGTCCTGGAAACCAGGCCCCGAACATCAACAGGCCATGTCAGACCTCCCGGCTGATTTCTGGTCGATTCTGGTTATGGACCCGAGACCCGAATACACGCAGCTGATGAGTTTTGTCCCGATGGGCCTCAGATTTCTGGAGACGACTCTACTGCCCGCACTGTCGGAACGGTCTGGCGTTCCAGTAACGATGCCGTTTGACATGGACAATATGCCGGTTCCGGAAGAAATCACCGAACCAATGTTTCCGAATGTGAACGTTGGCTTTACAAATTCATCCGGAGCAACATTATTGTCCCGCAATTCGGTACCTGCGACACCGTTCGGAAGCGTGGGATCAACAGCGGTCGTGCCCATTATGGCAGCCCTCCTGCTGCCAGCTGTTCAACAGGCACGCGAGGCAGCTCGCCGCACTCAGTCGAAAAACAATCTCAGACAATTGGCACTCGGGATGCACAACTATCACGATGCTTACGGAGCTTTTCCTGCTGGTACCGTCAAAAATGAACGGCTGGCCCCTGAGGAACGTCTTGGATGGGCCGTCTCGATTCTGCCGTTCATCGAGGCCTTGAATGCCTATCGACGGGTCGATATGAAAGCGGGATGGAATGATCAGGACGACGTTGTTTCCCAACTGACTCTTTCTGTTTATCGCAATCCAAGTATGCCTCGGGACGAAAGCCCTGCCGGAGACCTCGACTATCTGGGTGTCGCCGGAATCGGCCCGAACGCAGCGTCACTTAAGAATCACGATCCGAATGCCGGAATCTTCGGTTACAACCGCAGGACTCGCATTCGAGACATCACCGACGGAACGTCACATACGATGATGATCGCGGATTCCGTCAAACCGAATCCATACACCCAAGGCCATCTTACCATTCGCGGTTTTTCAGAAAAGCCGTACATCAACGGTCCTGACGGAATCGGATCATCGCATTCAGGAGGAATGCAGGCGGCCTTCGCAGATGGCTCCGTTCGTTTCATATCGGAATCGATTGATCCGACTGTGCTGGAAGCTTTGGCAACCAAAGCCGGCGGAGAAGTCGTGGGACAGTTTTAG
- a CDS encoding DUF1501 domain-containing protein, translating to MTPHSAFATQVRRRTFLGRSGISVGGAALAALETADGRSPVTTLNSGLPEMPQLLPKAKRVIFLCMAGGPSHLETFDHKPKLASMDGQPMPSSFTDGQPIAQLQGKELRCQGPLTRFKPCGSNGIMISNFLPWHQKMADDICVVRSMVTEQINHDPAHTFMNTGTAISGRPSMGSWINYGLGSESQNLPGFVVMTSVGGRNPQPIASRQWSSGFLPGRYQGIEFNATGTPVHYLDSPAGVTVDSQRSLIDTVRKMNRYHSRQNRNPAVETRIAAYEMAFRMQMSVPELLDMSSEPQHILDLYGATPGDGSYASNCLLARRLAERGVRFIHLYHRGWDHHGGLVKYMNTCCGLTDRPTWALVQDLRQRGMLEDTLIIWGGEFGRTPMFQGKGGAGRDHHIKGFSMWMAGGGIKRGITYGNTDELGYNSVENIVHVRDLHATMLHLLGIDHNRFSVKYQGLDMRLTGVENAGVVKGILR from the coding sequence ATGACACCACATTCGGCGTTCGCGACACAGGTCCGGCGTCGTACATTTCTGGGCCGATCAGGCATCAGCGTCGGCGGTGCAGCGTTGGCCGCTCTGGAGACAGCAGACGGCAGATCTCCCGTTACAACATTAAATTCCGGACTGCCGGAGATGCCTCAATTGTTGCCAAAAGCCAAGAGAGTCATCTTTCTGTGTATGGCAGGCGGACCGTCACATCTGGAAACATTCGATCACAAACCGAAACTGGCATCAATGGATGGCCAGCCCATGCCATCGTCGTTCACGGATGGACAACCGATCGCACAGTTACAGGGCAAGGAACTCAGGTGCCAGGGCCCGCTGACTCGATTCAAACCCTGTGGCAGTAACGGCATCATGATCAGCAACTTCCTGCCATGGCATCAAAAAATGGCGGACGACATTTGTGTGGTCCGTTCCATGGTGACCGAGCAGATCAATCATGACCCTGCTCACACTTTCATGAACACCGGGACTGCAATCAGTGGCCGACCGTCGATGGGATCATGGATAAACTACGGACTCGGCAGTGAATCACAGAATCTGCCAGGTTTTGTGGTGATGACAAGTGTTGGTGGCCGAAATCCTCAACCTATTGCCTCCCGTCAGTGGTCCAGTGGTTTTCTTCCGGGTCGGTACCAGGGAATTGAATTCAATGCTACCGGTACTCCGGTACACTATCTGGACTCGCCAGCGGGAGTGACGGTCGACAGCCAGCGATCACTGATCGACACCGTTCGAAAAATGAACCGGTATCACAGTCGGCAGAACAGGAATCCGGCAGTAGAAACTCGAATTGCAGCCTATGAAATGGCCTTTCGGATGCAGATGTCGGTGCCGGAACTTCTGGATATGTCGAGTGAGCCACAACATATTCTTGACCTGTACGGTGCCACACCCGGAGATGGTTCTTATGCGTCCAATTGTCTGCTGGCAAGAAGGCTTGCGGAAAGAGGTGTTCGCTTCATTCACCTGTATCACCGTGGCTGGGACCACCATGGAGGATTGGTGAAATACATGAATACCTGTTGCGGGCTGACCGATCGACCCACATGGGCTCTGGTCCAGGATCTCCGTCAACGAGGAATGCTGGAAGATACGCTGATCATCTGGGGCGGAGAATTTGGTCGCACTCCGATGTTCCAGGGAAAAGGCGGCGCGGGACGAGATCACCACATCAAGGGATTCTCCATGTGGATGGCGGGTGGTGGAATCAAACGCGGCATCACCTACGGCAACACAGATGAGCTGGGATACAATTCCGTGGAGAACATCGTTCATGTCCGTGACCTGCATGCCACCATGCTTCACCTGCTCGGAATTGATCACAACCGTTTTTCAGTGAAATATCAAGGTCTGGACATGCGGTTAACGGGAGTCGAAAATGCTGGTGTGGTGAAGGGGATTCTGCGCTGA
- the purE gene encoding 5-(carboxyamino)imidazole ribonucleotide mutase, producing MGSKSDWDTMQHCRDTLQKFGIPHECRVLSAHRTPEQTADFIQSGEKNGMKVFIAAAGGAAHLAGVVAAHTVLPVLGVPMNGWALDGMDSLLATVQMPRGIPVGTLAIGKAGAINAGLLAVSILSLTDDSLADKLRDERKAQADAILATTLE from the coding sequence ATGGGCAGTAAATCGGACTGGGACACAATGCAGCATTGCCGCGATACCCTGCAAAAATTCGGGATTCCGCATGAGTGCCGCGTGCTGTCTGCTCACCGCACACCTGAACAAACGGCGGATTTCATCCAAAGTGGTGAAAAGAACGGAATGAAAGTGTTCATTGCCGCCGCTGGCGGGGCTGCTCATTTGGCTGGCGTTGTGGCCGCTCACACCGTCCTGCCGGTGCTTGGTGTACCAATGAATGGCTGGGCACTGGATGGAATGGATTCTCTGCTGGCGACCGTCCAGATGCCACGCGGGATTCCTGTAGGAACACTGGCAATTGGCAAGGCCGGTGCCATTAATGCAGGTTTGCTGGCAGTAAGCATCCTGAGTCTCACTGACGACAGTCTGGCGGATAAACTGCGGGACGAACGTAAAGCACAGGCAGACGCCATTCTGGCGACCACACTTGAGTGA